The Pseudokineococcus lusitanus genomic interval ACGCGCTTCGCGGACGGCCTCATCTTCTCGCCCCTGGAGATGTCGGCCGACGAGCTCGTCGCCCTCCCGCACACGCCGATGGTGCTGCTCGGCGAGCACGCGCACGGCGTGCCGGTGGACCGCGTCTCCATCGACTCCGTCGCCGTCTCGCGGACGGCCACCGAGCACCTGCTCGCCGTCGGGCGCCGCCGGGTGGCCGTGGTCGGGCTCAAGCACACGCTGCACGACACCGCGTCCCAGCGCCTGGAGGGGTGGGCGGCGGCGCTCGCCGCGGCGGGCCTCGACGCCGTGGCGGCCGACCCCGCCCTCCGCCGGGCGGTGCACGACTGGACGCGGGAGGACGGCGCGCAGGCGGGCCGGGCGCTCGCCCGCGACCGCCGCGCCGGGCTGGACGTCGACGCCGTCTTCGCCCTCAACGACGCGCTCGCCCTCGGCGTGCTGCGCGGCCTGCAGTCCGAGGGCGTGCGCGTGCCGGAGGACGTCGCGGTCGTCGGGGTCGACGACGTCGCGGAGAGCGCCTTCTCCTCGCCGGGCCTCTCCACCGTGGCCATCGACCGCGGCGTCGTCGCGCGGGAGGCGGTGCGCCTGCTCGTCACCCGCCTCGCGGACCCGGAGCTGCCGCCGCGCGCGGTCGCCGCGCCGTCCCGGCTGGTGGCGCGGGGCAGCACCGGCGCCTGACGCGCGGCTCAGCCGGCCGCGGCGCCGAGCCCGAGCGGGTCGCTGCCCGGCCGGTGCTCGAAGACGAGCGAGGTCTCGGTGTGCTGCACGAGCGGGTGGCTCGACAACGAGGTGAGCACGAGCTCGCGCAGGGCGTCGGAGCCCGGCGAGACGAGGTGCACGAGGTAGTCGTCGCGCCCCGCGAGGAAGAAGACGTCGAGGACGCCGGGCAGGGCCGCGAGCCCCTCGACGAAGGCCTGCATGTCGGCGGTGTCGTGGGTGCCGAGGCGCACCGACACGAGGGCGCGCAGCCCGAGCCCGACGCGGCCCGGGTCGACCTCGGCGCGGGCGCCCGTGATGACGCCGCGCTCGCGCAGCGCCGCCGTGCGCGCCAGGGCGGTGGACGGCGCGACGCCCACGGCGCGCGCGACGGCGTTGTTGGGCGTGCGGGCGTCGGCGAGGAGCAGGCGCACCACCTCGGCGTCGACGTCGTCGAGGTGGTCCCGAACCGCGTTCGCGACGGGCTCCCGACGACGGGGTCGGGCCGAACGTCCTGCGGTCATCGGGCCTCTTCCGGCGATGTCGGTCGGCTCAGCGCCGCCTGCCCGAACATGCTGCCACGATGGGGAGGTGCGTCGGCGCCCCGCCGGTGCCGAGGCGAGGAGTGCGTCGTGCGCGTCGGAGTGCCCCGAGAGGTCAAGAACCGCGAGCTGCGGGTGGCGCTGACGCCGAGCGGCGCGCACGAGCTCGTCGGCCGCGGTCACGAGGTGCTGGTGCAGGCCGGGGCCGGCGTCGGGTCCTCGATCCCCGACGACGCCTACGCGGCCGCCGGTGCCCGGGTCGTCGCCACCGCCGAGGAGGCGTGGTCGGCCGAGCTCGTCCTCAAGGTCAAGGAGCCGGTCGAGGCCGAGCACGGCTTCCTCCGCGAGGACCTGCTCCTCTTCACCTACCTCCACCTGGCCGCCGACCGGCCGCTGACGGACGCCCTGCTCGCCGCCGGGACCACCGCCGTCGCCTACGAGACGGTGCAGCTGCCGGACCGGTCGCTGCCGCTGCTCGCGCCGATGAGCGAGGTCGCCGGGCGGCTGGCGCCGCAGGTCGGCGCCCACACGCTCATGAGCAGCCAGGGCGGGCGGGGGGTCCTCATGGGCGGGGTGCCGGGGGTCCGCCCGGCGTCGGTCGTCGTCGTCGGGGGCGGGGTCTCGGGCGCCGCGGCCACGCGCGTCGCCGTGGGCATGGGCGCGGACGTCACGCTGCTCGACCGCGACATCGCCAAGCTCCGCCACCTCGACGAGCACTACGCCGGGCGGCTGCGGACGGTCATGTCGAACTCCTTCGAGCTCGAGCGCGCGGTCGTCGAGGCGGACCTCGTCATCGGTGCCGTCCTCGTGCCGGGGGCACGGGCGCCCAAGCTCGTCGGCGACGACCTCGTGGCGCGGATGCGGCCGGGCAGCGTGCTCGTCGACATCGCCGTCGACCAGGGCGGCTGCTTCGAGAGCACCCGCCCGACGACGCACGACGACCCGACCTTCGCCGTCCACGGCTCGGTCTTCTACTGCGTGGCCAACATGCCCGGCGCGGTGCCGCACACCTCGACCTACGCGCTGACCAACGTCACGCTGCCGTACGCGGTGGCGCTGGCCGGCTCCGGCTGGCGCGAGGCCCTGCGGCGCGACGCGTCGCTGGCCGCCGGCCTGTCGACGGCGGGCGGGGCGCTCGCGAGCCCGGGCGTCGCGACGGCGCACGGCCTCCCGCTGACGCCGGTGGAGCAGCTGCTCGGCTGAGCGCGACGGCTCAGGCGACCGGGCGCCCCGCGGCGTCGAGCACGGGGAGCGGGCGGGTCGCCGTCCACGCGGCGTCGCCGCCGGCGGGGGCCGGGACGACGTCGACCGCCCCGGTGCTCAGCTGCTCGGCCGCGGTGTCCCAGTCGTCGGCCCAGCGCGGTGCGGCGGGGGCGGCGTCGACGGGCGCGGCCGGGGTGCGGTCGACCGCGGTCGTGCGGGCGGCGGCTCGCGCGCGGCGGGCGCCGGCGACGCCGAGGACGACCCAGACGGCGTTGACGCCGACCGACGGCCACGCCTCGACGACGACGCCGCTGGCGATCATGAGGACGGCCCCGACGCTGCTCGTGGCGACGGCGGGGACGGACGTGGGAGAGAGCCGGCCGCTGCTGACGAGCCCGTAGGCGACGAGCCCGAGCAGGCCGCCGAGGTAGCCGGAGAGGGACAGGGCGAGGAGGAGGTGCGGTGCCACGTGCCGGGTCATCGGCACGTCCGGCCCGTCTCTGCACCGCCCGGTCTCCTGCACCTCGGCGCCCTCCCGACCCGCCACGCCGGACGTGGGGTCGAGAGGGCGCCGGAGCGCGGGCGGGGCGGTCAGGAGGTGCGGGCGAGGGGGTGGGCGGGCTCCGGGAGCTCCTCCTCGAGGGCCCGGCCGCGCATCTCCGGGAGCAGCGCGCAGCCGGCCGCGGCGACGAGGAAGAAGAGGGCGAAGAGCCCGAAGACCGTCCACGAGACGCCCGTGACCTGCTGCACCACGGGCACCGACAGCGGGGCGAGGATCGAGGCGATGCGGCCGAAGCCCGCCGCCGCGCCGGCGCCCGTCGAGCGGACCGACGTCGCGTAGACCTCGGGGGTCACGGCGTACAGGGCGCCCCAGGCGCCGAGGTTGAAGAAGGACAGCAGCATGCCCGCGGCGAGGATCGTCGCCGGCGAGCCCGCGAGGCCGAAGAGGCCCGCGGCCACGGCGGAGCCGACGAGGAAGGTCGCGAGGGTGGGGCGGCGTCCCCAGCGCTCGACGAGCACGGCCGCGACGAAGTAGCCCGGCAGCTGCGCCAGCGTGATGACGAGGACGTAGCCGAAGGACTGGGTCAGCGTGAAGCCACGCTGCACGAGCAGCGTGGGCAGCCAGATGAAGGCGCCGTAGTAGGAGAAGTTGACGCCGAACCACACGAGCCACAGGCCCGCGGTGCGACGGCGCAGGGCCGCCGACCACAGCGCCCGCGCCCGCGCGGCGGGCTCGGCGACGGCGGGCGGCGAGGGCTGCGCGGGTGCCGGGACGCCGGCGGACGCCTCGTACTCGCGGACGGCGGCCTCCGCCTCGGCGGTCCGGCCGCGGCGCTCGAGGAAGCGCACCGACTCGGGCAGCGCGCGCCGCACGACGACGGCGTAGACCGCCGGCACCGCGCCGATGGCCAGGGCCCAGCGCCAGCCGTCGTCGTCCGCGCGGACGACGAAGAAGCCGAGCAGCGCCGCCGCCGTCCACCCCACGGCCCAGAAGGCCTCGAGCGCGACGACGACGCGGCCGCGCAGCCGCCGCGGGGCGTACTCGCTGACGAGCGTCGACGCGACGGGCAGCTCGGCGCCGAGGCCGAGCCCGATGACGAAGCGCAGCGCGAGGAGCATGACGAGGCCCGTGGACAGCGCCGCGGCGCCCGTCGCCAGCCCGTAGACGAGGAGCGTGAGGGCGAAGACCTGGCGCCGGCCGTAGCGGTCCGCCAGGAGGCCGCCGAGCGTGGCGCCCAGCGCCATGCCGAGGAAGCCGATCGAGGCGACGAGCGAGAGCTCGCCCGTCGAGAGCTGCCACTGGGCGGCCAGGGCGGCCATGACGAAGGAGATGAGCCCGACGTCCATGGCGTCCAGGGCCCAGCCGACGCCGGAGCCCACGAGGAGGCGGCCGTGACGACGGGTGAAGGGGAGGCGGTCGAGCCGCTCGGTGCGCGACAGCGGGGCGGCGTCGCCCGGCGCGGGGTTGGTCACGTCCGCGGAGTGTGGCACCCCGGTCCCGCTCCCGGGTAGGGCTTCTCGCGGCTCGGGCACCGCGGCCCGCGTCGGGTCAGCGCCGCGGCGTCGTCGCCCGGCCGGGCAGGCCGAAGCGCACGGGCACGCCCGGCGTCGCGAGGACGGAGTCGGGCGGGCGCCGGGCGAGGTCGCCGAAGCCGGCCGCCCCGAGCAGGCCGTCGTCGAGCCGGGTGACCTCGGCACGGTGCAGCGGCCAGGTCGGGTGCTCGTTGGGCACGTACCAGGTGCGGCCGAGGTGGGCCGTGTGGAGGCCCCACCGGGCCGTGAGGAAGTCGGCCAGCGGGGCGTCCGGCGCGTCCGGGCGGAGGGGGTCGCCGAGCCGCACGGCGACGTCGCTCGTCACGGCGCCGCCCGGGGGCTGCGGCCAGCGCGTGCGGGCCGACCACGACAGCTCGCCCCGGCCGCCCGTGACCCGTGCGTCGCCGCGCATCCGGGCCCAGCGGTAGGGGAGCCCGAAGGACGCCCGGGCGCCGACGACGACGCCGAGCCGGCTGGCGTCCAGGCTGCAGAAGACGACGCCGCGCCGCCCGGTCGCGTCGACCGAGTACAGCCGGACGTTGGTCTCCCAGAAGGTGCCGAGCCACGGGACGCGCGGACCACGGCCGACCCCCGCGCCGACCATCCGGAACGGCACGAGGGCCACGTAGGTCCGCGGGGCGCCGTCGGCGACGTGCGGGACGGCGAGGACGTCCGGTCGTGCGCCCGGCGGCATCCAGGCCTCGACCCGCTCGGGCGGGACGGCCCAGTGGAGGAAGGCCAGGTCGACCCAGCGCTGCCCCATGAGCACCGGCCCCCGCAGCGGGGGCGGCGCCGGGCTGACGGGCTCGACCGCGGCGGGCTCTCGGGTCACGCCCCCGACGCTAGGCGCCGGAGGTCGCCGGCGCTCAGAGGGCCGGCGTCGCCGCCCGCGTCGTCGCGACGACCCGGGCGACGAGGTCCTGCGGCAGGTCCGGCTGCCCGGACGCGACCCACGCCTCGACGAGCCCGACGTCGGCGGCGGACAGGCCCCCGAGCCACACGAGGTCGGCGGGGTGGCCGCCGCAGCAGGCCCGCGGCGAGATGCCCA includes:
- a CDS encoding LacI family DNA-binding transcriptional regulator — protein: MAARRPTTVRDVALAAGVSPKTVSNVVNGYAHVRPETRDRVLEHVRALGYRPSAAGRQLRQGRTGMVALAVPGIDMPYFADLSALVVRAAREHGLTVAVEQTEGDVEREREVAAGLPTRFADGLIFSPLEMSADELVALPHTPMVLLGEHAHGVPVDRVSIDSVAVSRTATEHLLAVGRRRVAVVGLKHTLHDTASQRLEGWAAALAAAGLDAVAADPALRRAVHDWTREDGAQAGRALARDRRAGLDVDAVFALNDALALGVLRGLQSEGVRVPEDVAVVGVDDVAESAFSSPGLSTVAIDRGVVAREAVRLLVTRLADPELPPRAVAAPSRLVARGSTGA
- a CDS encoding Lrp/AsnC family transcriptional regulator translates to MTAGRSARPRRREPVANAVRDHLDDVDAEVVRLLLADARTPNNAVARAVGVAPSTALARTAALRERGVITGARAEVDPGRVGLGLRALVSVRLGTHDTADMQAFVEGLAALPGVLDVFFLAGRDDYLVHLVSPGSDALRELVLTSLSSHPLVQHTETSLVFEHRPGSDPLGLGAAAG
- the ald gene encoding alanine dehydrogenase; translated protein: MRVGVPREVKNRELRVALTPSGAHELVGRGHEVLVQAGAGVGSSIPDDAYAAAGARVVATAEEAWSAELVLKVKEPVEAEHGFLREDLLLFTYLHLAADRPLTDALLAAGTTAVAYETVQLPDRSLPLLAPMSEVAGRLAPQVGAHTLMSSQGGRGVLMGGVPGVRPASVVVVGGGVSGAAATRVAVGMGADVTLLDRDIAKLRHLDEHYAGRLRTVMSNSFELERAVVEADLVIGAVLVPGARAPKLVGDDLVARMRPGSVLVDIAVDQGGCFESTRPTTHDDPTFAVHGSVFYCVANMPGAVPHTSTYALTNVTLPYAVALAGSGWREALRRDASLAAGLSTAGGALASPGVATAHGLPLTPVEQLLG
- a CDS encoding MFS transporter: MTNPAPGDAAPLSRTERLDRLPFTRRHGRLLVGSGVGWALDAMDVGLISFVMAALAAQWQLSTGELSLVASIGFLGMALGATLGGLLADRYGRRQVFALTLLVYGLATGAAALSTGLVMLLALRFVIGLGLGAELPVASTLVSEYAPRRLRGRVVVALEAFWAVGWTAAALLGFFVVRADDDGWRWALAIGAVPAVYAVVVRRALPESVRFLERRGRTAEAEAAVREYEASAGVPAPAQPSPPAVAEPAARARALWSAALRRRTAGLWLVWFGVNFSYYGAFIWLPTLLVQRGFTLTQSFGYVLVITLAQLPGYFVAAVLVERWGRRPTLATFLVGSAVAAGLFGLAGSPATILAAGMLLSFFNLGAWGALYAVTPEVYATSVRSTGAGAAAGFGRIASILAPLSVPVVQQVTGVSWTVFGLFALFFLVAAAGCALLPEMRGRALEEELPEPAHPLARTS
- a CDS encoding DUF2071 domain-containing protein yields the protein MGQRWVDLAFLHWAVPPERVEAWMPPGARPDVLAVPHVADGAPRTYVALVPFRMVGAGVGRGPRVPWLGTFWETNVRLYSVDATGRRGVVFCSLDASRLGVVVGARASFGLPYRWARMRGDARVTGGRGELSWSARTRWPQPPGGAVTSDVAVRLGDPLRPDAPDAPLADFLTARWGLHTAHLGRTWYVPNEHPTWPLHRAEVTRLDDGLLGAAGFGDLARRPPDSVLATPGVPVRFGLPGRATTPRR